The genomic stretch ACTAATTCTTGACCTTAGAAACAGAAAGTTGAGAAAACAATCTCCGGTCCATTAAATGGCTGGTCTATAACTTTTAGTCATAACACATGATTTTCATTAGGAGATGATTATGTTATGAGGGAAGTCCTACAATTCTACCTTTTGTTTTAAAgatatttctgctttatttgatagtgacagcttggagagagagagagaggggatgacttGCAGCAAAGTGACTGGGCTGGAATCGAACCCCCGGTCGGCTGCAGACATGGTGCGCACGCTAGGTGAGCTACCGGGTGCCAATACAATTTTACCTTTAATAATTAAAGTTAGCTGAACTCCGTCTGCTGATGAAGATTTTTTGATATGATCGAAAACGCAAGAACATAATGGATTCTCAACATTGGTATGTTTCGTACACAATATACCATCTGTACCTGCACATCATTcaccacacaacacacaatgacactaacttagttttttttatgaattacgttttttattttttaaatcttttaattaattaattaattcattcattaggGGCTGGGAGGTAatagatggagggagagagacacctctctccctccatcattTCACATGATCTCCGACAGGGGGAAGGAGTGATCACTTCACATGATCTCCCACAGGGGGAAGGAGTGATCACTTCACATGATCTCCAAGGAGTGATCATTTCACATGATCTCCGACAGGGGAAAGGAGTGATCACTTCACATGATCTCCCACAGGGGAAAGGAGTGATCACTTCACATGATCTCCCACAGGGGAAAGGAGTGATCACTTCACATGATCTCCCACAGGGGAAAGGAGTGATCACTTCACATGATCTCCCACAGGGGAAAGGAGTGATCACTTCACATGATCTCCCACAGGGGGAAGGAGTGATCACTTCACATGATCTCCCACAGGGGGAAGGAGTGATCACTTCACATGATCTCCCACAGGGGGAAGGAGTGATCATGTCACTCTCACAGGTGGAGGAAGCGGCGGATCCTCTTCataatagatatttttttgttagtcTGAACCTCTGCTGAAGTCGGCTGACTCTTGGTCTTCTAGgatttttgaaatgaaaaaaaaaacaaagtaagtacagagattaaaaaacaaacaaaaaacgttAGAGTTCAGCATAAAGACGACAGGAGAAATCTACAAATTGAAGGCAACTGAATTTGTTGAAGACGTTTCATTTCAAAACCTCAGATCCTACACTAAATACTGAGCAAAATTAAAACTACAATGGTGAAAATCCTCCATTGCAAGCAAAGGTTTTGCAATCACAGCTTTGCTTAAGTAAGAATCATTGATTTGAACTATGAACTCATTGTGTCTTATCTTGTTTAATCTAGTCcctctctttttgtctttaaATCTGGTCTAATCAATTTCATTTTCCAGGTAAATGCATCCATACCTTGCAGGTTGGGTAGACACAGTCGCCTTCGTCATCCTGGGTCTTATTGGCATCCGTGTCAGAAGCAGCCATGACACCCTGTGAGTCCAGCTCACTTGCGTAGCTGAGCTCACTGAGCTCACTTGCGGAGATGAGCTCAGTTGCGGAGCTGAGCTGAATTGCGGAGCGGAGCTGACTTGCGGAGCTTAGCTGATTTGCGGAGCTTAGCTGAATTGCGGAGCGGAGCTGACTTGCGGAGCTGAGCTGACTTGCGGAGCTTAGCTGACTTGCCTGCTCATCACCCTCGAGAATGGAGTGTGAAGGTGGGGTGTTTCTGGTGTCCTCCAATGtcttctcctcatcctctccttcaTAATCCAGTAACACCAGAGGGGTGTTGTTCGACCCTCTGGAGCTGATGCGGGATGAGGCttgaggaggagatgaggagcaTTTGGGACTAGACTGTTCACCTgatgacaacatgacagcttTGTCCATTTGTTGGTTTGAGTCCAGAAGGACCTTATTGCTCTGCCACCAACCTTTGGTTTGTTGGATGCAGTAGGTAGCACGATGGACATTTGAAGATCCTTCATTCTGTGGGGCTTGCATGGCCCCTAACAGAGCAGAGGTCACACTATCATTAACAATGCTCCCAATGGCCTCTGTGAGTTTCAGTGTCATGTGAGAAGACTTGTCTGCACCAAGCGTTTCCCTGAGAGTCTTGTCAATGGAGCTTTTCAAATTTTGCAGGATGTTCGAAGTGATGACAAGAGAAGCGGATTTTGAGCCACTCACTGACTTGACAGCCTTATCCGAATCCTGCTTTGTTGCTGGCTGGGCCTTTTTCCATGGTTTCCATTTAGGCCAGCACTTCCAAAAAGGCTTCTCCTTCTTGTTGATCCTGCTTTGACGTCTGCTTCTCGTCTCTTCCGGACACGGATGGACGGAGTTTGAGTCACTGTCGAGGAAGGCGTCAGTGAGTACTGACTTGACAGCCTTATCCGAATCCCGCTTTCTTGCTCGCTGGGTCTTTTTCCATGGTTTCCATTCACACCAGTGCTTCCAAAAAGGCTTCCTCTTTTTGTCGATCTTCTTGTTGTTCCTGCTTTGACGTCTGCTTCTGCCACCCTCTAGTTTGACATCTTCATCTGGCACATTTATCAGTTCcggagggtcagaggtcaagtctGCTTCATTAGCAGCCTTGCTGTCCTCACTGGAGCCAATTGAGTGAGTGGCAGACGTCTTTTCAGGACAAGGAGGGACGGATTTTGAGTCACTCACTGATTCGACAGCCTTATCCGAATCCTGCTTTCTTGCTCGCTGGACCTTTTTCCATGGTTTCCATTCACGGCAGCGCTTCCAAAAagacttctttttcttcctgctGATTCTGTTTTGACGTCTGCTTCTGCTACTCTCTAGTTGGACATCTTTATCTGGCAAATTTATCGGTTTCGGAGGGAAAGAGGTCAAGTCTGCTTCATTAGCAGCTTTGCTGTCCTCACTGGGGCCAATTGAGGGAGTGGCAGACGTCTTTTCAGGACACGGAGGGACGGATTTTGAGTCACTGTCGAGGAAGGCAGTGAGTAGTGACTCGAGAGCCTTATCCGAATCCTGCTTTCTTGCTCGCTGGACCTTTTTCCATGGTTTCCATTCACGGCAGCGCTTCCAAAAagacttctttttcttcctgctGATTCTGTTTTGACGTCTGCTACTCTCTAGTTGGACATCTTTATCTGGCAAATTTATCGGTTTCGGAGGGAAAGAGGTCAAGTCTGCTTCATTAGCAGCTTTGCTGTCCTCACTGGAGCCAATTGAGGGAGTGGCAGATGTCTTTTCAGGACACGGAGTGACGGATTTTGAGTCACTGTCGAGGAAGGCAGTGAGTAGTGACTCGAGAGCCTTATCCGGATCCTGCTTTGTTGCTCGCTGTGCCTTTTTCCATGGTTTCCATAAACAGCAGTGCTTCCAAAAAGGCTTCTGCTTCTTGTAGATCCTGATTTGACGTCTGCTTCTGCTACTCGTCCCTTGAGGACACGGAGTGACGGATTTTGAGTCACTGTCGAGTAAGGCAGTGAGTAGTGTCTCCAGAGCCTTATCCGGATCCTCCTTTGTTGCTCGCTTCCGTGGTTTATATTTAGGCCAGGGCTTCCAAaaaggcttcttcttcttcttgttgatCCTGCTTTTTCTGCCTAAGTCTGCCTCATCCACCATAATGACCAGGTCTTCCTCTCCTTGGTGCTCTGCAAAAGCTCGCCGAAGGTTATAAAACCTGTTCAAATACCGGTCCACCTTATGAGCCACCGAGGAttcatcttcttcctcatcaGCCTCTGGCTTAGAGCATTCCTCAGCTTTCCACCTTGATATATTCTGGAACAGCTCTTCAACATCGCACCCAACCCGTCCCAGTATAGATTCACAGAGCATGTCGGAGATTGAGCCTGCCATCTCTCTGAAGTATTCCACCTGTTTGATGTTTGTAACCtgttaagaaaaagaaaaggcaaaCTGTAAGATAAaggtactactagtactactgatgCCACCAAGCACCTGTGGAGCGATGTATAATATAGTGATGACTATAAATGGCTGTAAAACTTCATAAAAACTGGTGGCTGAGGGCCCTACGTAGCCTTTGGTCCTCTTGAGCCTCAAGCAGCTCTGCTATTATGGGGCAATTATTGTAGCAAAACtatttgcaaatgtgtgtggaGAAATGTGTAACtatatctatgtgtgtgtaaacagatttgtaaatgtgtaaaaaaatacTGAGATTTGTGAACGTGCACAGGAATCTGCAAATTGTTTATTCAGAATCCGTGTGTGCGTAATCagataaatgtgtaaaaaaaatctccaaatCTGTATTCAGAATAGCGAATGTATTGACATTTGTAAATGTAtagacaaatctgtaaatgtgtacataGATCAATTGTGATCGAAGTACTAATAaaattaatcgcaaactattttgaaaatcaattaatcagtttgagaaatgttttaagaaaaaagagtgtaaattctctgatttcagcttcttcaatgtgaatattttctggtttctttactcctcaatgacagtaaactgaatatctttgagttgctgacaaaacaagacatttgaagatgtcatcttgggcttcaggaaacactgatctacatttttcaccattttctgtcattttatagaccaaacaactaatcgataaatcaAGAAactaattgacagattaatcaaaaatgaaaattaatattaacTATCATGTAAGCTGCATTTAAATGTTGATGCTAATTTTAACTGCTTCATAAAATTCATACCTCTATCTGTTGAGACATCTGGAGCTTGTAGTCAGATCGAACTGTAATTCTTCTCTTGAGACAACTGGTACTTGTCTTCTCTCAAATCTTATTCATGAAAggagtgatgatgtcactacTGCTTTAATACATCACAAGTGTTCCATCTGGTGATGTCACCACTGCTTTAATACATCACAAGTGTTCCATCTGGTGATGTCACgatgcagtgatgatgtcaccactgcttTAATACATCACAGTGTTCCATCTGGTGATGTCACGATGCAGTGATGTCATCCCcccacaaacatacacacacacatgcacactacacacacacagatacttttatttaaaaaaaaaaaaaacacgtgcttttaaaaaatggtaGTTAATTAAACCTacttaatagttattttaatgttaacaaacaataaaatgataattaagAATGTTTACTAagtattagtaatgctataacttctgttattttatcagtagtttgtgttatatgaaataattactttataatttctatattgtatcatagatGATAGCTGGGTTTAGGCTgaggtttcatatgatataacTTTTCAAAGCAATGCTCAATTTCAAGGGCTGCTGAGCACCCTGCAAGATTGTGTGCCAGCTACAGGATGTATGTTTTACAGTAAAATGCCAAAACTCTTTAAGGCAATATCAATATAAACCAAAATTGACTTACATGTCATGTGCACACAGGAGCAAGCCTGTAGCATTTCAGGAAATTTCGCCACTTGTGAACACACATGGAAAATATTTCAATATATGTCTTCCTATCGACATTAAAATTATGATACTGGTATTCAATTTCGGGCGACGCTGGTATATATAATAACTGTCCTTTTATTCTAAACTTTGTAAAGAAAGCAAGGGAACTACATATAATAACGCCTTGGAGGGCGGAAGTGGATGAACGCTCTAGTAAAGCGAATTATACACCGAGGCAGGGATCattatctgagtgcaagcatgCAGTTTTAGCAGAAGCAGAGCAAATACAAGCGCAAACGGGGGCTATTTGAGTGCAAGGACAGGGTTTTGATGAGAGGCACTACAAAAAAGTCATGCTCTTCTAATTGAAAGACCACGCGTTTGAATAAAGATAGGAAAAAAGCTCCATAAACTTGTACGAATGTACACGTCGACAGAGCAAGGAGTGATTAGCTGTCATGTGATGTTCTTCCGGTGGCGCTGCTCTGCTTGCGACCCGGGCTCGCGGTCTACTgcatctgttttgtttgtttgtttatttgcttgCTTGTTTGCAAATTGTCCGATTACGTCCtcgagtgttttttttgtttttgttgaaacgTGCTGCATTCACATGGCAACGATCACTCAATCCGTCTGCTTGGCACTGATAATATGGGGACTTTGTACACTCTGCCATACATCACCTGCGGGCATGGAAGCTCAGCTGCCCATCACCTACACCCGAGACGCACTGCTTGTGCCTCGCTCTACCAGATTGATTTCCATGGAACTGCCCGAAAGGGTGAGGCTGCAACCTGAACGCAACGGTTGGTCGCGGAAAAAAGGTAGGCGACGCGGAGTACGGCAGTGTCTACGACGACGGGGAAACAGGCCTCCATTGCCTTCAATGATACTCTGTTATGCGAGATCACTGCGAGGCAAAATAGACAAACTGTGTCAAAACCAGGAGATGTTTTGAATACCGCACCTCGAGTATGATGGTGTTCACAGAAATCTGGCTAcatcagaggcctgtactacgaagcaagtACAaaatacccagggtatcttctccttatctggcttaactaaccctaactaacaagatcccgctaagcggtcctacgacggtggttatcaactcggtaaatcaacccagggtttctccatctggctatgagcgcgttcacatgaatggggtggtgtttgcagcatgtgaccaatcagagacatgGACAAATCTACtgacttgcagacagacaggcagagcggaacattttacaaaggaagagcaaactatattagacaaatacgaagaagttaaacacataatccagactaaaagctcagttgaagctgccaaatgcaggaaggacaactgctaaaagaaaaaaaactcccgatgtgtgaatgcgtaaattaaagggactgtttgtaacttcttacacgtacaaatcaatccgggtcggtgtcccatgtgtgttccgtgtggctacgctgttcagactcagactccaacacaaactacacggaagcaccgaaactgcaaagttatatctagtgaagcccgtcttgcaaaacagtgtttggAGGACGCGGtcggagaccgtagctttggtctccagggccggcgtctctgctgtactctgctcctctgcctgcttgccttcactcacacaccgcgctcattctcgctctttcgctccacctcacgtgcatgtgcgctcactccacactgcagaagagttataGCTCTgataatatctagtgaatgtacagtggacatttgtgcagaaataaatgctgcagttcctccagaccaacagaggtttcccgtgtcttgtgaagtgacagggctccgcagcgagaaacgttatcgcctccgaccaaaactccggtgtctctcctgttccctctggccgcggtcgggaggctgaggcaggaaaagccaacactaggatcagcattggttcatggagagaccttcttctggtcagctaacattactgccaagcaggtgaaatatagagggatattgtggttttagctgacgtgtgtcgcctcactgttttgagcgttGCTGaacatgtctatgtagagcgagcacaagcgcgagcccgagcaacaagaagctgactttcgttgatttaacaGCCAAAgctgtcactgttaacaagtatttctgaatcttacaaacctTACATTCCTTTTACAGACTTATtcatttaacggaatactcaaatATATTGTGTATAGTGTAGATATATTtgtctagatataaatagcttttaggagtgtaatgaatgaatgcaggttagctgttcagcataagttgCCATAGTGATCTACCTCGACAAGAAGTGAACCAGCTTCATAGTACGGAAAACCCaaagttaaccctgaagttaccttgctaacaccaaatcctgcttcgtagtacaggcctcaggacaTCCCCAACTCCCTGGTTGAAATCGAGGGGTTCTCTCTCGTCCGAGCGGACAGAAACGAACTGTCGGGAAAAAACAGAGGTGGCGGCctggctgtgtttgtgtgtaacgACTGGTGCAAACAGTACTCAGTTAAAGAAACCATCTGCTGCCCCGATGTTGAGCTCTTATGTTTGAGCATGAGACCGTTTTACCTACCGAGGGAGTTTGgtagtgttgttgtttgtgCTGTTTATGTCCTTCCCAGTGGGAATGTAGCGAGAGCGGCATCTCGCATTGCAGACTGTGTTCATCAACAATTACGGCGAACACCGGGTGCCCCTGTTCTTAATTTAGGGCGATTCAAACCACTGTAAACTTGAAATGTGACTCTGCCTGGGTTTGAACAATATGTCAAATGTGTAACTCGGGACAGCAGAATTTTAGATAAGTGCTATGGAAACATTCAAAATGCCtatgttgttatgttttgtttttccactgGACCCCAAAGCAGAGACTGGCACAGGTAGGTAAAAAGGTAACAAAGTTTATTATAAACCACAAGGCAAAAATGCGAGCTGGAAGGCAGGGAGCTGGACGGCTCGTGGCTCGGAGGACTTGGACCGAGATGACCAAGCACATGGAAACACAGTCACTGAGAAAACgcggaagcagcagcagcgaggcaGACCGGAAGATCTGGCGGGAGGACAAAAGACCTCTGGTAAGTAAAACGCAACAGGGAACACTAGAAGAATCTCAACACAAAAAATAACCAGTCtgaaaatgctgcagctcctccagaccaacagaggtttcccgtttattgtgaagtgacggggctccgcagcgagaaatgttatcgtctccgacagggtgccggtgtctcactccggccgcggtcgggaggctgaggcaggaaaagccaacactacgatcagcactgattcatggagagacctttgtctgttcagctaacattactgccaagcaggtgaaatatagtgatattgtggttttagctgacgtgtgtcgcctcactgttttgagcgatgctcgttcatgtctatttagagcgagcacaagcccgacgctgactttcgttgacctaaaggccacaggtgtcgctgttaacaagcttttctgaaagttacaaacagtcccttcaaGTTTCCTGTGTAAAGTTGGTCTCATTTCATAAGGTAAGGTGAGAAAAATTCAGAATGCTAGGTTTGAGGCCAGGTCAAGGTCTCCGTGCATGCTTCGCGGAAAGAACGGGGTCTCCAACACATATCTGCAGGGGTTCTCCTCCATGCTTTGGATTTCTCACACGAGGCGACATCTTCTCTGAACCCCTCAAGAGGACGACATCGGCCTTAAGGTGAGCACTCCGTGTGTAAATTATCATGTTTCAGAcgtcaaatgtattttttatatggACAAATTTAGCTAGCAACATGGCTGGTTTGTTAGTTTCGCAAATATTAGATTGTCAAAAAGACACTGGTAAGTAAAACACAACAGGGAACACTAGAAGAATCTCAACACTAGAAAAACTACGAAGAAGTAACGCTATGCTCTACCGCATGAGACGGAATTATCTGGCGCCGTAGTGGAGTGAAGACCAGGCTTATATAAGGGGTTGATGAGGTAGATTGGATACCGGTgtgcctcctc from Sebastes fasciatus isolate fSebFas1 chromosome 13, fSebFas1.pri, whole genome shotgun sequence encodes the following:
- the LOC141780762 gene encoding uncharacterized protein LOC141780762, which encodes MSQQIEVTNIKQVEYFREMAGSISDMLCESILGRVGCDVEELFQNISRWKAEECSKPEADEEEDESSVAHKVDRYLNRFYNLRRAFAEHQGEEDLVIMVDEADLGRKSRINKKKKKPFWKPWPKYKPRKRATKEDPDKALETLLTALLDSDSKSVTPCPQGTSSRSRRQIRIYKKQKPFWKHCCLWKPWKKAQRATKQDPDKALESLLTAFLDSDSKSVTPCPEKTSATPSIGSSEDSKAANEADLTSFPPKPINLPDKDVQLESSRRQNRISRKKKKSFWKRCREWKPWKKVQRARKQDSDKALESLLTAFLDSDSKSVPPCPEKTSATPSIGPSEDSKAANEADLTSFPPKPINLPDKDVQLESSRSRRQNRISRKKKKSFWKRCREWKPWKKVQRARKQDSDKAVESVSDSKSVPPCPEKTSATHSIGSSEDSKAANEADLTSDPPELINVPDEDVKLEGGRSRRQSRNNKKIDKKRKPFWKHWCEWKPWKKTQRARKRDSDKAVKSVLTDAFLDSDSNSVHPCPEETRSRRQSRINKKEKPFWKCWPKWKPWKKAQPATKQDSDKAVKSVSGSKSASLVITSNILQNLKSSIDKTLRETLGADKSSHMTLKLTEAIGSIVNDSVTSALLGAMQAPQNEGSSNVHRATYCIQQTKGWWQSNKVLLDSNQQMDKAVMLSSGEQSSPKCSSSPPQASSRISSRGSNNTPLVLLDYEGEDEEKTLEDTRNTPPSHSILEGDEQASQLSSASQLSSASQLRSAIQLSSANQLSSASQLRSAIQLSSATELISASELSELSYASELDSQGVMAASDTDANKTQDDEGDCVYPTCKKTKSQPTSAEVQTNKKISIMKRIRRFLHL